In a genomic window of Pseudomonas oryzihabitans:
- a CDS encoding ATP-binding protein: MAAQIADWNELDFLSGGGEMGARLRTHDWSDSPLGPPSQWPQSLRSALSICLNSSFPTAIYWGPELLLLYNDAWAPIPAERHPWALGRPAQEVWQDIWPVVGPQFAQVLSSGQGFSVFDQLLPMVRQGVVSETYWNYSFTAIRGEGGEIAGIFNQGHETTQRILEERRRAADAARQRRMFEQAPGFVTIVRGPQHTFDFVNVAFRRLFGERSFEGHTVREIFPELQDQGYFEWLDQVYQSGQRFVAEHQPFRLEAEGEPARTLYLDFIYEPLTDEAGQVIGIFCQGQDVTEAHLAKAALEASERRFRTALEIETVGALCFAPDGRLIDANDAFLRMSGYDHQDLAKERIAWPAPILRRAGDQLPPDERRYVRRDGSTGWALVAAKRLPDGSAFEFIVDISDRKNAEAELREETRTLEALKRIDTELASQLDLAHLVQTVTDAGVELTGARFGAYFNHQPAEHGDCLQLFTLSGADRATFEQLDGPSATALFAPPLSSGSVVRTDDVAADPRYDRSTQHQDLTAGHLPVRSYLAVPVVARSGAVLGGLFFGHPQPARFNVRHERLMTALAARAAIAIEQAQLFQAVRTANETLEQRVAERTAELTQAQQALHQAQKMEAIGQLTGGIAHDFNNLLAGIIGSLELIDRRLQQNRTDQLDRLLSGAQAYAARAASVTQRLLAFSRRQTLEPKSTDVNELMLAMEELIRRSVGPAIDVQAQPAADLWPTVIDAVQLESALLNLAINARDAMPQGGQLVLSTANLPETASDRPDGLPEGDYVRVQVSDTGTGIAPEIRERIFDPFFTTKPPGQGTGLGLSMVHGFVHQSGGQIQVDTTSGVGTCISLYLPRAPKDARDSA; this comes from the coding sequence ATGGCAGCGCAGATTGCCGACTGGAACGAACTGGACTTTCTCTCCGGCGGTGGCGAAATGGGCGCGCGGCTGCGCACCCACGACTGGTCCGACTCGCCCTTGGGCCCACCTTCCCAGTGGCCGCAGTCCCTGAGATCCGCCCTCAGCATCTGCCTGAATTCGAGCTTCCCCACCGCCATCTATTGGGGACCCGAGTTACTGCTGCTCTACAACGACGCCTGGGCACCGATCCCCGCCGAGCGCCATCCCTGGGCCCTGGGCCGCCCCGCCCAGGAAGTCTGGCAGGACATCTGGCCGGTGGTCGGGCCGCAATTCGCGCAGGTGCTGAGCAGTGGTCAGGGATTCTCCGTCTTCGATCAGCTACTGCCCATGGTGCGCCAGGGCGTGGTCAGCGAGACCTACTGGAACTACAGCTTCACGGCGATCCGCGGTGAAGGCGGCGAGATCGCCGGCATCTTCAACCAGGGCCACGAGACGACCCAGCGCATCCTCGAAGAACGGCGCCGCGCCGCCGACGCCGCCCGCCAGCGCCGCATGTTCGAGCAGGCGCCCGGCTTCGTTACCATCGTCCGCGGCCCGCAGCACACCTTCGACTTCGTCAACGTCGCCTTTCGCCGCCTGTTCGGTGAGCGCTCCTTCGAAGGCCACACCGTCCGCGAGATCTTTCCCGAACTGCAGGATCAGGGCTATTTCGAGTGGCTCGACCAGGTCTACCAGAGCGGTCAGCGTTTCGTCGCCGAGCACCAGCCCTTTCGCCTGGAGGCCGAAGGCGAGCCGGCCCGCACCCTCTACCTGGATTTCATCTACGAACCCCTGACCGACGAAGCCGGCCAGGTAATCGGCATCTTCTGCCAGGGGCAAGATGTGACCGAGGCCCATCTGGCCAAGGCCGCGCTGGAAGCCAGTGAACGGCGCTTCCGTACCGCCCTGGAAATCGAGACGGTGGGCGCGCTGTGCTTCGCCCCGGATGGCCGCCTGATCGATGCCAACGACGCCTTCCTGCGCATGAGCGGATATGACCATCAAGACCTGGCGAAGGAACGCATCGCCTGGCCCGCACCGATCCTGCGACGCGCCGGCGACCAGTTGCCACCGGACGAACGCCGTTATGTCCGCCGCGATGGCTCCACCGGCTGGGCGTTGGTGGCAGCCAAACGCCTGCCCGATGGCAGCGCCTTCGAATTCATCGTCGATATCAGCGACCGCAAGAATGCCGAAGCCGAGCTGCGCGAGGAAACCCGTACCCTGGAGGCGCTCAAGCGCATCGATACGGAGCTGGCCAGCCAATTGGATCTAGCGCATCTGGTGCAGACCGTGACCGATGCCGGGGTCGAGCTCACCGGCGCGCGCTTCGGCGCCTACTTCAATCATCAACCCGCCGAGCACGGCGACTGTCTACAACTCTTCACCCTCTCCGGCGCCGACCGCGCGACCTTCGAGCAGCTCGACGGGCCGAGCGCCACCGCCCTGTTCGCGCCGCCCCTGAGCAGTGGCAGCGTGGTTCGCACCGATGACGTGGCCGCTGACCCTCGCTATGACCGCTCGACCCAACACCAGGACCTGACTGCCGGGCACCTACCCGTGCGCAGCTATCTGGCCGTTCCCGTCGTCGCCCGGAGTGGCGCGGTGCTGGGTGGTCTCTTCTTTGGCCATCCACAACCGGCGCGCTTCAACGTCCGGCATGAACGCCTGATGACCGCCCTGGCTGCCCGTGCCGCCATCGCCATCGAACAGGCGCAACTGTTCCAGGCGGTACGCACCGCCAACGAAACCCTGGAGCAGCGCGTCGCCGAACGCACCGCGGAGTTGACTCAAGCCCAGCAGGCGCTGCACCAGGCGCAGAAAATGGAAGCCATCGGCCAGTTGACCGGAGGGATCGCCCACGACTTCAACAACCTGCTGGCCGGGATCATCGGCAGCCTGGAATTGATCGACCGCCGCCTGCAGCAGAATCGCACCGATCAACTCGACCGCCTGCTGAGCGGCGCCCAGGCCTACGCCGCGCGCGCCGCCTCCGTGACCCAGCGCCTGCTGGCCTTTTCCCGGCGACAGACCCTGGAGCCGAAGTCCACCGACGTGAACGAGTTGATGCTGGCCATGGAAGAGCTGATCCGCCGCAGCGTCGGGCCGGCGATCGACGTCCAGGCGCAGCCGGCAGCCGACCTCTGGCCCACGGTCATCGATGCGGTCCAGCTGGAAAGCGCCTTGCTCAACCTGGCGATCAATGCCCGCGATGCCATGCCTCAAGGCGGCCAGTTGGTGCTGTCGACGGCGAATCTGCCAGAGACCGCCTCGGACCGGCCGGACGGCCTACCCGAGGGGGATTACGTGAGGGTCCAGGTGAGCGACACCGGCACGGGTATCGCGCCGGAGATCAGGGAGCGGATCTTCGATCCCTTCTTCACCACCAAACCACCGGGCCAGGGTACGGGGCTGGGGTTGTCCATGGTGCATGGCTTCGTGCACCAGTCCGGCGGCCAGATCCAGGTGGACACCACGTCGGGCGTCGGCACCTGCATCTCGCTCTATCTGCCGCGAGCGCCGAAAGACGCCCGCGACAGCGCCTGA
- the bfr gene encoding bacterioferritin: MQGHPDVINYLNQLLRGELAARDQYFIHSRMYEDWGLMRLYERIGHEMEEETQHADALLRRILFLEGTPDMRPNAINVGQTVPEMLRADLALEYEVREALAQGVALCNQHKDFVTREILVAQLEDTEEDHAYWLEQQLGLIDKIGLQNYLQSQMKGGTTPHGAGL, translated from the coding sequence ATGCAAGGTCATCCAGACGTCATCAACTATCTCAACCAACTGCTGCGCGGTGAACTGGCGGCGCGCGACCAGTATTTCATCCACTCGCGGATGTACGAGGATTGGGGGCTGATGCGACTGTACGAGCGGATCGGCCATGAAATGGAAGAGGAAACCCAGCACGCCGATGCCCTGCTGCGCCGCATCCTGTTCCTCGAAGGCACGCCGGACATGAGGCCCAATGCCATCAACGTCGGCCAGACCGTGCCCGAGATGCTGCGTGCGGATCTGGCGCTGGAGTACGAGGTGCGCGAGGCCCTGGCCCAGGGCGTGGCGCTGTGCAACCAGCACAAGGATTTCGTCACCCGCGAAATCCTGGTCGCCCAGCTGGAGGACACCGAGGAAGACCACGCCTACTGGCTGGAGCAGCAGCTGGGTCTGATCGACAAGATCGGCCTGCAGAACTACCTGCAATCGCAGATGAAAGGCGGCACCACCCCCCACGGCGCCGGCCTGTGA
- a CDS encoding PA4780 family RIO1-like protein kinase has product MKTPKRIEPLIEDGLVDEVIRPLMSGKEAAVYVVRCGRQVRCAKVYKEADKRSFRQAAEYQEGRKVRGSRENRAMAKGSKFGRREREDNWQNAEVTALYRLADAGVRVPKPHDFLDGVLLMDLVTDGNGEAAPRLNDVTLTAEEARTYHDLMIGQIVRMLCAGLVHGDLSEFNVLLAEDGPVIIDLPQAVDAAGNNHAFRLLARDVENMALYFGRFAPELRKTRYAPEMWALFEKGELYANTKLTGEFVEREGQADVHAVMREIEAARRDEERRQAARREQDAPTGREEPPPPWLSGS; this is encoded by the coding sequence ATGAAAACTCCCAAACGCATCGAGCCGCTGATCGAGGACGGCTTGGTCGATGAGGTGATAAGGCCCCTTATGAGTGGCAAGGAGGCGGCGGTCTATGTGGTGCGCTGTGGCCGTCAGGTGCGTTGTGCCAAGGTCTACAAGGAAGCCGACAAGCGCAGCTTCCGCCAGGCCGCCGAGTACCAGGAAGGACGCAAGGTCCGTGGCAGTCGGGAAAATCGCGCCATGGCCAAGGGCTCCAAGTTCGGTCGACGCGAGCGCGAGGACAACTGGCAGAACGCCGAGGTGACGGCGCTCTATCGCCTGGCCGACGCCGGGGTACGGGTCCCCAAGCCCCATGATTTCCTGGATGGCGTGTTGCTGATGGACCTGGTGACCGATGGCAATGGCGAGGCGGCCCCCCGGTTGAACGATGTGACGCTCACCGCCGAGGAAGCGCGCACCTATCACGACCTGATGATCGGCCAGATCGTGCGCATGCTGTGCGCCGGGCTGGTCCATGGTGACCTGTCCGAATTCAACGTGCTGCTGGCCGAGGATGGCCCGGTGATCATCGATCTGCCTCAGGCGGTGGATGCCGCGGGCAACAACCACGCCTTCCGCCTGCTGGCGCGCGATGTGGAGAACATGGCGCTGTACTTCGGCCGCTTCGCCCCGGAGTTGCGCAAGACCCGCTACGCACCGGAAATGTGGGCGCTGTTCGAAAAAGGCGAGTTGTACGCCAACACGAAGTTGACCGGCGAATTCGTCGAGCGCGAAGGGCAGGCCGATGTCCATGCGGTGATGCGCGAGATCGAGGCGGCGCGGCGCGACGAGGAGCGCCGGCAGGCGGCCCGGCGTGAGCAGGACGCCCCCACTGGACGCGAGGAGCCGCCACCGCCCTGGCTAAGCGGATCGTGA
- a CDS encoding MATE family efflux transporter — MSSLLADWRHPELHRRVWALAAPMILSNLSVPLVTLVDSAIAGHLPEARQLAAVAMGGAFYTALLGILAFLRMGTTGFAAQASGRTDGAALRQILLQAGLLGLGLSLLLLLIASLALDPLLAWLGLDPAFAELASHFLHLRLLGLPAALLSYAVIGWLLGTQDARTPLVLLLTTNALNLVLVTGFVLGLGTGVQGIALASVLAEWGGVLLGLWLAIRRLRQWPGRVDRTALRRLASWRPLLAVNRDIFIRSLALQAVFLLFAAQGAQLGETTVAANALLLNGLLVTAFALDGLAHAVEALSGHALGAHQGVILRRVLVIAGGWSLLASLIFALAFALFGDLFVALQSDIAAVRQEAHAYLPYLALLPLIAMASYLLDGLFIGATRAREMRNAMLLALLMALPLGWLLRGLGNHGLWLAFLTFMALRGLISAALAWRLAEREGWLSEGPTT, encoded by the coding sequence ATGTCCTCCCTACTCGCCGACTGGCGCCACCCCGAGCTGCACCGCCGCGTCTGGGCCCTGGCCGCGCCCATGATCCTGTCCAACCTCAGCGTGCCGCTGGTCACCCTGGTCGACAGCGCCATCGCTGGCCATCTGCCGGAAGCCCGGCAGCTCGCCGCCGTGGCCATGGGTGGCGCCTTCTATACCGCCCTGCTCGGCATCCTCGCCTTCCTGCGCATGGGCACCACCGGCTTCGCCGCCCAGGCCAGTGGCCGTACGGATGGCGCCGCCCTGCGTCAGATCCTCTTGCAAGCCGGTCTGTTGGGTTTGGGCCTATCGCTGCTGCTGTTGCTGATCGCCAGCCTGGCCCTCGATCCCCTGCTCGCCTGGCTCGGCCTGGACCCGGCCTTCGCCGAACTGGCCAGCCATTTCCTGCACTTGCGCCTGCTCGGCTTGCCGGCCGCCCTGCTCAGCTATGCCGTGATCGGCTGGCTGCTCGGCACCCAGGATGCACGCACGCCCCTGGTGCTGTTGCTCACCACCAACGCCCTGAATCTCGTACTGGTGACCGGCTTCGTGCTCGGCCTCGGCACTGGCGTGCAGGGTATCGCCCTGGCCTCGGTGCTGGCGGAATGGGGCGGCGTACTGCTCGGCCTGTGGCTGGCGATCCGCCGTCTGCGGCAATGGCCGGGTCGGGTGGACCGTACCGCACTACGGCGCCTGGCCAGTTGGCGACCGCTGCTGGCGGTCAATCGCGACATCTTCATCCGCTCGCTGGCATTGCAGGCGGTATTCCTGCTGTTCGCCGCTCAGGGTGCCCAGTTGGGCGAAACGACGGTCGCCGCCAACGCCCTGCTACTCAACGGCCTACTGGTCACCGCCTTCGCCCTGGACGGCCTCGCCCACGCCGTGGAAGCCCTCTCCGGCCATGCCCTGGGTGCGCACCAAGGCGTCATCCTGCGCCGGGTACTGGTGATCGCCGGCGGCTGGTCGCTGCTGGCCAGCCTGATATTCGCGCTGGCCTTCGCCCTGTTCGGCGATCTCTTCGTCGCCTTGCAGAGCGATATCGCCGCCGTACGCCAGGAGGCCCATGCCTACCTGCCCTACCTCGCCCTGCTGCCATTGATCGCCATGGCCAGCTATCTGCTGGACGGCCTCTTCATCGGCGCCACCCGCGCCCGGGAGATGCGTAACGCCATGCTCCTGGCCCTGCTGATGGCCTTGCCGCTCGGCTGGTTGCTGCGCGGGCTGGGCAACCATGGGCTATGGCTCGCCTTTCTCACCTTCATGGCCCTGCGCGGCCTGATTTCCGCCGCGTTGGCCTGGCGCCTGGCCGAGCGCGAAGGCTGGCTGAGCGAAGGCCCCACCACCTGA